A genome region from Arachis duranensis cultivar V14167 chromosome 8, aradu.V14167.gnm2.J7QH, whole genome shotgun sequence includes the following:
- the LOC127741267 gene encoding uncharacterized protein LOC127741267, which produces MTDNGVHQPTQAELMAQMIELQTEVKRLAELSTQSTSGKHEDDGYRGKSNADLLSIDPPREKLTLDNPFSEEITNYQMPTHFKLPSSFEPYKGIGDPRTHIKKFQSMMFFNGPNNEPVLCRAFPTYLDSAALLWFSKLPKGSISSFEELAKFFIDYFAAARIYVHGSDYLGTIRQGPQESLKDYLTRFAEATMEIPDLDPAVHLHALKAGLKPGKFRETIAVTKPKTLEEFRERAAGQIKIEELCEAEKAKRRQPKREESRTIRSNDNKDPRKPFKLTPKFDNYTRFNTKREKIIKEILNAKIIKPPVRAGSYQDQRFVDRSKHCAFHQKYGHTTDECVIAKDLLERLARQGLLDKYIEGRKHKDNSRDRNDYRQTSKSKEDNKWPHNTPPKAIINCISGGFAGGGETTSA; this is translated from the coding sequence ATGACGGATAATGGAGTTCATCAGCCCACTCAGGCCGAACTTATGGCCCAGATGATCGAGCTGCAGACAGAAGTCAAAAGGCTTGCCGAATTATCCACTCAAAGCACTTCTGGCAAGCATGAGGATGACGGATACAGAGGAAAAAGCAATGCAGACCTATTGAGTATTGACCCACCGAGGGAGAAACTGACCTTGGACAATCCGTTTTCTGAAGAGATAACCAATTACCAGATGCCAACACATTTCAAACTACCTTCTTCATTCGAGCCATATAAGGGGATTGGTGACCCCCGGACTCATATTAAGAAATTTCAATCTATGATGTTCTTTAATGGCCCTAATAACGAACCTGTTCTTTGCAGAGCCTTCCCTACTTACCTTGATAGCGCAGCTCTCCTTTGGTTTTCAAAACTACCAAAAGGATCAATCTCTTCTTTCGAGGAATTGGCAAAATTCTTCATAGATTACTTTGCTGCAGCACGGATATATGTACACGGATCAGACTACCTCGGCACCATTCGCCAAGGTCCCCAAGAAAGCCTGAAGGACTATCTTACCAGATTTGCGGAAGCAACAATGGAGATTCCCGATCTAGATCCCGCCGTCCACCTGCATGCTTTGAAAGCCGGCCTCAAGCCCGGAAAATTCAGAGAAACAATTGCAGTAACAAAACCAAAAACCTTGGAAGAATTCCGAGAAAGAGCGGCCGGACAAATAAAGATTGAAGAACTCTGTGAGGCCGAAAAAGCAAAACGAAGGCAACCCAAGAGGGAAGAAAGCCGAACAATAAGGTCGAACGACAACAAAGATCCTAGGAAACCATTCAAGCTTACCCCAAAGTTTGACAATTATACGAGGTTCAACACCAAGAGGGAGAAGATAATCAAAGAAATACTCAACGCTAAGATCATAAAACCACCAGTAAGAGCGGGGAGCTACCAAGACCAACGATTTGTCGACCGAAGTAAACATTGCGCCTTCCACCAAAAATACGGACACACAACCGACGAGTGTGTAATAGCTAAGGATCTGCTGGAAAGATTAGCTCGACAAGGCCTCCTAGACAAATATATTGAAGGAAGAAAGCATAAAGACAACAGCAGAGACCGAAATGACTACCGACAGACCTCGAAAAGTAAAGAAGACAACAAATGGCCACACAATACACCACCAAAGGCCATCATAAATTGCATATCTGGAGGATTTGCCGGAGGAGGAGAAACGACCTCAGCATGA